The following proteins come from a genomic window of Leptospira bandrabouensis:
- a CDS encoding 7TM diverse intracellular signaling domain-containing protein — protein sequence MNGKNIGSILFLVGHILIFGNSKIYAEEVIVERINIQNIDQSPIYLAQSMLVFEDPSNRLDFDTIRTPNFENQFIKVPSSKEAFNFSYSKSTYWLRIPLENTDLSAKEVTFVISYPRLKTLDLYFQSSKEMKKIQSGYSVPMSKRPYQSRFFVFPILFPEKTEATVYLKVESPNSINIPIQLWNRDLYDRHEINDHVIQALYFGIALAMVLFNLFLFFILKDSNYFLYVLVVISTAFTIASHNGISSEYFWPNSPWMDQYSVNFFISIVLVLFLIFMRKLLNTKQFTPRLDRVSLVFIILQIVLPICYILSFESFVKIIVLSHTLTSFWILLVGIVCSFKKERIAYFFLLAFSFLFLALIVSTMRALGLIPTNSFTIDGPQYGSAAEMILLAFALADRYNSILKEKEAAEAQVKSNLEKSNLDLEEKVKERTDKLNRNLNAMKRDLFVARKIQENSLIIDSKLITELNLEYRYLPVSEVGGDFFDVVLLKESKYRILIADATGHGVQAAMITMAIKGLYDNIKTFELPPSKVMEIFNEEFMDNFVSLNSLLTALIIDIDLREKKIQYASAGHPAAVLLQKEQMLLLSKTGRMIGLKKQIHYESSELYFEPKDRLFLFTDGVFEAFNAKEEEFGEESLYHLFQSTRNLNLAAVENHLLKTLQNFLNGQDRQDDLTILGIDF from the coding sequence ATGAATGGGAAAAATATTGGATCAATTCTTTTTCTAGTTGGACATATTTTAATTTTTGGGAATTCCAAAATTTATGCAGAAGAGGTCATTGTAGAAAGAATCAACATTCAAAATATTGATCAATCGCCAATCTATCTCGCTCAATCGATGTTAGTTTTTGAAGATCCTTCTAATCGTTTGGATTTTGATACGATTCGTACACCAAACTTTGAAAATCAATTTATAAAAGTTCCTTCCTCAAAGGAAGCTTTTAACTTTTCCTATTCAAAATCTACGTATTGGTTACGAATCCCATTGGAAAATACGGACCTATCTGCCAAAGAAGTAACATTCGTCATTTCTTATCCAAGATTAAAAACTTTGGATTTATATTTTCAAAGTTCCAAAGAAATGAAAAAGATACAATCGGGATATTCAGTTCCTATGTCAAAACGTCCCTACCAAAGTCGTTTTTTTGTATTTCCCATTTTGTTCCCAGAAAAAACAGAAGCTACGGTGTATCTAAAAGTGGAATCACCTAATTCTATAAACATACCGATTCAACTATGGAATAGGGATTTGTATGATAGGCACGAGATCAATGACCATGTGATCCAAGCCTTGTATTTTGGCATTGCTTTGGCCATGGTTCTTTTTAATTTATTTTTATTTTTCATTCTTAAAGATTCTAATTATTTTTTATATGTTTTAGTAGTAATCAGTACAGCTTTTACAATCGCTTCGCATAACGGAATATCTTCGGAATATTTTTGGCCAAACTCCCCTTGGATGGACCAATATTCCGTGAATTTTTTTATCTCCATTGTTTTGGTTTTGTTTTTAATTTTTATGCGAAAGTTACTAAATACCAAACAATTCACTCCCAGATTGGACCGAGTCAGCTTGGTATTTATTATTTTGCAAATTGTATTACCAATTTGTTATATCTTATCTTTTGAATCCTTTGTAAAAATCATTGTTCTCAGTCATACCTTAACTTCCTTTTGGATTTTATTAGTTGGTATCGTATGTTCTTTTAAAAAAGAAAGAATTGCTTATTTTTTCCTTTTAGCATTTTCTTTTTTGTTCTTAGCTTTGATCGTTTCCACGATGCGAGCTTTAGGATTAATACCCACAAATTCTTTTACCATCGATGGGCCACAATACGGATCTGCGGCGGAAATGATTTTATTGGCTTTTGCTTTAGCAGATAGATACAATTCAATCCTCAAAGAGAAGGAAGCAGCCGAAGCACAAGTTAAATCGAACTTAGAAAAATCTAATTTAGATTTGGAAGAAAAGGTAAAGGAACGTACAGATAAGTTAAACCGAAACTTAAATGCAATGAAAAGGGATCTCTTTGTGGCAAGAAAAATTCAAGAGAATTCTCTGATTATTGATTCCAAACTCATCACGGAGTTAAATCTTGAATATCGTTATCTTCCAGTATCCGAAGTGGGTGGAGATTTTTTTGACGTAGTACTTTTAAAAGAATCCAAATATAGAATTCTCATTGCAGATGCCACTGGTCACGGAGTCCAAGCAGCGATGATCACAATGGCGATCAAAGGTTTATACGATAATATCAAAACTTTTGAATTACCTCCTTCGAAGGTAATGGAAATTTTTAACGAAGAGTTTATGGATAACTTTGTTTCATTGAATAGCCTTCTCACCGCATTGATTATAGACATTGATCTTCGGGAGAAAAAAATTCAATATGCATCCGCAGGTCATCCCGCAGCGGTTCTTTTGCAAAAGGAACAAATGTTATTGTTATCGAAAACCGGTAGGATGATTGGGCTTAAAAAACAGATCCATTATGAATCATCCGAACTTTACTTCGAACCAAAGGATCGGTTGTTTTTATTTACCGATGGCGTTTTTGAGGCCTTTAACGCAAAAGAGGAGGAATTTGGAGAAGAATCCCTTTACCACCTTTTCCAATCCACCCGAAACTTGAACCTAGCTGCGGTAGAGAACCACCTCCTAAAAACACTACAAAATTTTCTAAATGGTCAGGATCGTCAGGACGATTTGACCATCCTCGGAATCGATTTTTGA
- a CDS encoding alkene reductase, whose product MKSLFSEAKLGNLTLKNKVVMAPMTRSRSIGNVPGDIVATYYEQRAEAGLIITEGTSPSPNGLGYARIPGIFSEEQTKAWKKVTDKVHAKGSKIFVQLMHTGRIGHELNLPKGAKVLGPSAILAKGQMWTDADGMKDHPTPKEMSKEELKQTIDEFVNASKNAIKAGFDGVELHAANGYLLEQFLHPSSNQRTDEYGGSIENRIRFIIEVAKAVSTAIGKDKTAIRLSPYGAFNDLFPFPETHDEYSLLAEKLNEIGIVYVHLVDHSSMGAPTVEPETVKNIRNAFKGTLILSGGYDVDRAEKDLTSGNADLVAFGKPFLANPDLVTRFQKNIPLASFDQTTLYTPGEKGYTDYPKAS is encoded by the coding sequence GTGAAATCATTATTTTCAGAAGCGAAGTTAGGAAATCTTACCTTAAAAAATAAAGTGGTGATGGCCCCCATGACCCGTTCCCGTTCCATAGGAAATGTGCCAGGTGATATCGTTGCCACTTATTACGAACAGAGAGCAGAAGCGGGACTGATCATTACCGAAGGAACCTCGCCATCCCCGAATGGTCTTGGTTATGCGAGAATTCCTGGAATTTTTTCAGAAGAACAAACCAAAGCTTGGAAAAAAGTAACAGACAAAGTTCATGCAAAAGGAAGTAAAATTTTTGTTCAACTGATGCACACCGGCCGTATTGGACATGAATTAAATTTACCAAAAGGTGCAAAAGTCCTTGGACCATCGGCAATCCTTGCCAAAGGACAAATGTGGACAGATGCCGATGGAATGAAAGACCATCCTACACCAAAGGAAATGTCAAAAGAAGAACTCAAACAAACCATCGACGAATTTGTAAACGCATCCAAAAACGCAATCAAAGCCGGGTTTGATGGTGTTGAATTACATGCAGCTAACGGATACTTGTTGGAGCAGTTTTTACATCCTTCTTCAAACCAAAGAACGGATGAATATGGCGGATCTATCGAAAACCGAATTCGATTTATTATAGAAGTGGCGAAAGCAGTTAGCACAGCAATTGGCAAAGATAAAACGGCTATTCGTTTATCTCCCTATGGCGCATTCAACGATCTGTTTCCATTTCCCGAAACACATGATGAATATTCATTGTTAGCTGAAAAACTAAATGAAATTGGAATTGTGTATGTTCATTTGGTAGACCATTCCTCAATGGGTGCACCAACCGTAGAACCAGAAACAGTTAAAAATATCAGAAACGCATTTAAAGGAACTCTGATTCTGAGTGGTGGATATGACGTCGACCGTGCGGAAAAAGATTTAACCTCAGGGAATGCCGACCTTGTTGCCTTTGGGAAACCGTTCCTTGCCAATCCAGACCTTGTCACTAGGTTCCAAAAAAACATTCCTTTAGCTTCTTTTGACCAAACAACTCTTTATACTCCAGGTGAAAAAGGGTATACTGATTATCCAAAAGCAAGCTAA
- a CDS encoding beta-class carbonic anhydrase: MSNTPIQQETSQVHKEVIGANEKYASEFGKKGELALPPARSFTILTCMDARLDPAKYAGLAEGDAHVIRNAGGRASDDAIRSLVISYKLLGTKEFFVIHHSDCGMQLFTDPIIRNLLSKSLKTATIDSNGWHNLEESGGSEEAKYIPFLTFEILEQSVIDDVKRIRNHPLIPKDIPVYGYYYDVKTGRLVEVPEATKIGRAT, from the coding sequence ATGTCAAACACACCCATCCAACAAGAAACCAGCCAAGTCCATAAAGAAGTCATTGGTGCGAACGAAAAGTATGCATCGGAATTTGGAAAAAAAGGGGAGTTGGCTCTTCCTCCCGCCAGAAGTTTTACCATCTTAACCTGTATGGACGCAAGACTTGATCCTGCTAAGTACGCAGGTTTAGCAGAAGGGGATGCACATGTCATTCGTAACGCCGGTGGTCGAGCCAGTGATGATGCTATTCGTTCGCTTGTGATTTCCTATAAACTACTAGGAACCAAAGAATTTTTTGTAATCCACCACTCCGATTGTGGGATGCAACTTTTCACCGATCCTATCATACGTAACCTTCTTTCTAAAAGTTTAAAAACGGCAACAATTGATTCGAACGGTTGGCACAATTTAGAAGAATCGGGAGGTTCGGAAGAAGCGAAATACATTCCTTTTTTAACCTTCGAAATTTTAGAACAAAGTGTGATCGATGATGTAAAAAGAATTCGAAACCATCCATTGATTCCCAAAGACATTCCCGTGTATGGATACTATTATGATGTAAAAACAGGGAGACTCGTGGAAGTTCCTGAGGCCACAAAGATTGGGAGAGCTACATAA
- a CDS encoding ArsR/SmtB family transcription factor: protein MVKLKDPEEKLNATFQALADPTRRKILMQLVSGEATVLQLAEPFEMSLPGISKHLKVLEKAGLIEKTKTAQFRPCRLKVEALQEANQWLEQYKQLWEERFDRLDAYLTELQKQQGKTNNV from the coding sequence ATGGTTAAATTGAAGGATCCTGAGGAAAAACTCAATGCTACGTTTCAGGCATTGGCAGATCCTACACGGCGAAAGATATTGATGCAATTGGTTTCAGGAGAGGCGACAGTCCTTCAGTTGGCTGAACCTTTCGAGATGAGCCTTCCTGGAATTTCCAAACACCTCAAAGTATTAGAAAAAGCAGGACTCATTGAAAAAACCAAAACAGCCCAGTTTCGCCCCTGTCGATTGAAGGTTGAGGCATTACAAGAAGCTAACCAATGGTTGGAACAATACAAACAATTATGGGAAGAACGATTCGATCGTTTAGATGCTTATTTAACAGAATTACAAAAACAACAGGGAAAAACTAACAATGTTTAA
- a CDS encoding SRPBCC family protein has translation MFKSDPIVTLEEKIVRIERLFDAPIQLVWEVWTNPIHIGKWWGPKGFTNPTVEFDFKVGGSYRIIMRSPDGVDYPVKGQFLEITPFQSFVISDLVDEHPDEWVKEVQKMAGITGDREILNSKLRVLFEEVGEKTKVVLITEFANNQIRDGFANSGMKEGWSQSFEKLEENALPKSNQIFIEKKLNHPQQIVFKAFSDPLTISNWWGPTGFKTTTKTMDFKVGGRWVFTMDGPDGTIWPNTIEYKEIREYEYIEYQHGSGDKNKNDDFLVTINLLALDKNQTLVKMQMTFFDTNVRNAKLRIGAIEGGKQTLSRLSQYLEK, from the coding sequence ATGTTTAAATCAGATCCAATTGTTACATTAGAAGAAAAAATCGTTCGTATTGAAAGACTATTTGATGCTCCCATTCAACTTGTTTGGGAGGTATGGACAAACCCTATACATATTGGAAAGTGGTGGGGCCCAAAAGGATTTACAAATCCCACTGTGGAATTTGATTTTAAAGTTGGCGGATCATATCGAATCATTATGCGATCACCTGATGGAGTCGATTATCCTGTTAAAGGACAATTTTTAGAAATCACACCTTTTCAAAGTTTTGTGATTAGTGATTTAGTAGATGAACATCCAGACGAATGGGTAAAGGAAGTTCAGAAAATGGCGGGAATCACAGGTGATAGAGAAATCTTAAACTCGAAATTAAGGGTTCTCTTCGAGGAAGTTGGTGAAAAAACAAAAGTTGTTCTTATTACAGAATTTGCTAATAACCAAATACGAGACGGTTTTGCCAATTCAGGTATGAAAGAAGGTTGGTCACAAAGTTTCGAAAAATTGGAAGAAAATGCACTACCAAAATCTAACCAAATTTTTATAGAGAAAAAATTGAACCATCCACAACAAATAGTTTTTAAAGCCTTCTCTGATCCACTAACAATTAGTAATTGGTGGGGACCAACAGGTTTTAAAACAACTACAAAAACCATGGACTTTAAAGTAGGGGGGAGATGGGTTTTTACTATGGATGGACCTGATGGAACTATTTGGCCAAATACAATTGAATATAAAGAAATTAGAGAATACGAATATATAGAATACCAACATGGGTCCGGAGATAAAAATAAAAATGATGATTTTTTGGTGACCATAAATCTACTTGCCCTCGATAAGAACCAAACATTAGTAAAGATGCAAATGACTTTTTTTGATACAAACGTTCGAAATGCGAAGTTAAGAATTGGTGCAATAGAAGGTGGAAAACAAACACTTTCAAGACTCAGCCAATATTTGGAGAAATAA
- a CDS encoding MATE family efflux transporter, translated as MTSASLWEDLKKALAGSEEDYTEVSIRKAVFLLSVPMVLELVLESVFAVVDIYFVGSLGASAIATVGLTETYLFLLYSVAMGLSFSVTAIIARRIGEKEKDKAGVAAIQSIWIAIFASIPFAIAGIFFSKELLTLMGGDEWVLNEGYHYMQWMLGGNIVIVLLFLINAVFRGAGDAAISMRVLWISNGLNIILDPIFIFGWGPIPAYGITGAAMATNIGRGIGVLFQLWLLFRGGKHIKILRSHLKMEWDTIRGILKTSLGGIGQMIVGMTSWIFIMRILSEFGSQTVAGATIALRTMMFTMMPSWGMSNAVATLVGQNLGAGKPDRAEQSVWYTGFCNMGYLILVSIIYYFWSENLISIFTEDPEVIKIGGQWLQIVSYSYFIYAWWMAAGQAFNGAGDTITPTKINIVFFWIIQIPLAYLLGKYFSFGSTGVFWSIMISESSVGVFTLWLFTKGNWKQTKV; from the coding sequence ATGACAAGTGCTAGTTTATGGGAAGATTTAAAAAAAGCTCTTGCTGGTTCTGAAGAAGACTATACAGAAGTTAGTATTCGAAAGGCTGTCTTTTTACTTTCAGTTCCAATGGTATTGGAGTTAGTATTAGAATCGGTATTTGCTGTTGTAGATATTTATTTTGTAGGTTCCTTAGGTGCGTCCGCGATAGCAACAGTAGGACTTACTGAAACCTATTTATTCCTTTTGTATTCTGTTGCAATGGGACTATCATTTTCTGTAACAGCCATTATCGCTAGACGTATCGGTGAAAAAGAAAAAGATAAAGCTGGGGTGGCTGCCATCCAATCCATTTGGATTGCTATTTTTGCATCCATTCCATTTGCGATTGCCGGCATATTCTTTTCGAAAGAACTTCTTACCCTGATGGGTGGCGATGAGTGGGTGTTAAATGAAGGTTATCACTACATGCAGTGGATGTTAGGTGGTAACATTGTAATAGTACTCCTTTTTCTTATCAATGCAGTTTTTCGTGGGGCAGGTGATGCTGCCATTTCTATGAGGGTTTTGTGGATCTCTAACGGATTAAATATTATCCTAGATCCAATTTTTATCTTTGGCTGGGGACCAATTCCTGCTTATGGAATTACAGGAGCTGCCATGGCTACTAACATCGGACGTGGGATAGGAGTCCTTTTTCAGTTATGGCTTTTATTTAGAGGTGGGAAACATATCAAAATTCTCCGATCCCATCTAAAAATGGAATGGGATACCATTCGTGGAATTTTAAAAACATCACTCGGTGGAATTGGGCAAATGATTGTGGGAATGACCTCCTGGATTTTTATCATGAGGATACTTTCTGAGTTTGGTAGTCAAACGGTTGCGGGAGCAACCATTGCTCTTCGAACTATGATGTTTACCATGATGCCTTCTTGGGGTATGTCTAACGCCGTTGCAACGTTAGTTGGTCAGAATCTAGGTGCAGGAAAACCGGACCGAGCTGAACAATCAGTTTGGTATACTGGATTCTGTAATATGGGTTATTTAATTTTAGTTTCCATCATCTATTATTTTTGGAGCGAAAATTTAATTTCTATTTTTACAGAGGATCCAGAAGTCATAAAAATTGGCGGACAATGGTTACAAATTGTTTCTTACTCATACTTTATCTATGCTTGGTGGATGGCCGCAGGACAAGCGTTTAATGGAGCAGGGGACACGATTACACCAACTAAAATCAATATTGTTTTCTTCTGGATCATTCAGATTCCCTTAGCTTATCTTTTGGGAAAATATTTTTCATTCGGCTCTACTGGAGTTTTTTGGTCCATCATGATTTCCGAATCTTCTGTAGGTGTATTTACTCTTTGGTTGTTTACTAAAGGAAATTGGAAACAAACTAAGGTTTAA
- a CDS encoding iron chaperone, with product MKSKIPKSIDEYIENFPKEVQLVLQKIRKTIQKEAPNATETISYAIPTFVQNGNLLHFAAFSKHIGFYALPSGNQAFQKEISKYKFGKGSIQFPLNEPIPYPLIKKIVKFRVDENLEKVNKKVSKKKIQVQKKKS from the coding sequence ATGAAGTCAAAGATTCCAAAGTCAATTGATGAATATATTGAGAACTTTCCAAAAGAAGTGCAATTGGTCCTTCAAAAGATACGTAAAACAATCCAAAAGGAAGCACCAAACGCTACTGAAACCATTAGTTATGCAATTCCTACATTTGTACAAAATGGAAACCTATTACATTTTGCAGCATTTTCGAAACATATAGGTTTTTATGCCCTTCCTTCTGGAAACCAGGCTTTTCAGAAGGAAATTTCAAAATACAAATTTGGAAAAGGTTCGATCCAATTTCCTTTAAACGAACCTATACCTTATCCTTTGATCAAAAAAATTGTAAAATTTCGAGTGGACGAAAATTTAGAAAAAGTAAACAAAAAAGTTTCGAAAAAGAAAATACAAGTTCAAAAAAAAAAATCTTAA
- a CDS encoding helix-turn-helix transcriptional regulator, translating into MFATNDMQTDFHSHYAATLAISLEKNITIETNLGKEEYRVALVGPNTYHRTISPGVEMVALLIDPETYEYGSISQSVASGEVKRLEVQKFLPLIHSLWSLYYGDLEDNEATQLQLNLLRTVYPFEKLNSTMDPRIEKIAKRIRLEIPNSIRMKEIGKDFSISEDRLIRLFKENLGIPLRRYLLWVRILRAVKELKAGKNLTEAAHEAGFSDSAHFSRTFKENFGFIPSLFFGHLKTAEVRFCEPEENF; encoded by the coding sequence ATGTTTGCAACTAACGATATGCAGACAGATTTTCATTCACATTATGCAGCAACACTTGCAATCTCTTTAGAAAAAAATATTACAATCGAAACTAATTTAGGTAAGGAAGAATATAGAGTCGCACTTGTAGGACCCAATACCTATCATCGCACGATTTCGCCTGGAGTAGAAATGGTGGCACTCCTGATCGATCCAGAAACTTATGAGTATGGATCCATTTCTCAATCAGTAGCATCTGGTGAAGTGAAAAGGTTAGAGGTGCAAAAATTTTTACCTTTAATTCATTCACTTTGGTCATTGTATTATGGCGACCTAGAAGATAATGAAGCAACTCAACTTCAATTAAATTTGCTACGAACTGTTTATCCTTTTGAAAAATTAAATTCTACTATGGATCCAAGAATTGAAAAGATTGCAAAAAGAATTCGATTGGAAATTCCGAATAGCATTAGAATGAAAGAAATTGGTAAAGATTTTTCAATTTCAGAAGATAGATTGATACGGTTGTTCAAAGAAAATCTTGGAATTCCGTTGCGAAGATATCTGTTATGGGTTCGTATATTACGAGCAGTCAAAGAATTAAAAGCAGGAAAAAATCTCACCGAAGCAGCACATGAAGCGGGCTTTTCCGACTCTGCTCATTTTTCGAGAACATTCAAAGAAAATTTTGGATTTATACCATCGTTATTTTTTGGACATTTAAAAACTGCGGAAGTTCGATTTTGTGAACCTGAAGAAAATTTCTAA
- a CDS encoding M24 family metallopeptidase: MPLTTERGLLSKLSSKFSKLKSESIKTPSMEEKSGFLKAQKLAYECVTTIEKEMKPGWTEKQTAKRMDEFLRDHGVKVFLHRPFAWFGEHARFDGYKRFTQFHPGKKKLIEEESFILDVSPVVDGYIGDIGYSSSLIKNPELDKGMEYLLHLREEIPKYFNSKMTSSEIWWKIDVEAKKSGFHNVHALYPFAVLGHRVYKVNLPNISFPILPISFASWFSLQGSYEFLSHKVLPELLTPDHEGNKVGLWAIEPHLGWGKTGFKFEEILVVEEDKAYWLDDDVPHVKKYQTKKAI; encoded by the coding sequence ATGCCCCTAACCACTGAAAGAGGATTGTTATCGAAGTTATCCTCCAAATTTTCAAAATTAAAATCGGAATCGATTAAAACTCCATCCATGGAAGAAAAATCAGGATTTCTTAAAGCTCAAAAATTAGCCTATGAATGTGTTACGACCATTGAAAAGGAAATGAAACCTGGTTGGACAGAAAAACAAACCGCCAAACGAATGGATGAGTTTCTGCGAGACCACGGAGTCAAAGTATTTTTGCATAGGCCGTTTGCTTGGTTTGGCGAACATGCAAGGTTTGATGGATACAAACGGTTTACTCAATTTCATCCGGGTAAAAAGAAATTAATAGAAGAAGAATCATTTATACTAGATGTATCCCCTGTTGTAGACGGTTACATTGGTGATATCGGTTACTCTTCTTCGTTAATCAAAAATCCAGAACTCGATAAAGGTATGGAATACTTATTACACCTTCGAGAAGAAATCCCAAAATACTTTAATTCAAAAATGACTTCTTCAGAAATTTGGTGGAAGATAGATGTAGAAGCAAAAAAATCCGGATTTCACAACGTACACGCGTTATATCCTTTTGCCGTTCTTGGTCACCGTGTATATAAAGTAAACCTTCCCAACATTTCGTTCCCAATATTACCTATAAGTTTTGCTAGTTGGTTTAGTTTACAAGGATCTTATGAATTTTTATCTCATAAGGTATTACCTGAATTATTAACACCTGATCATGAAGGAAACAAAGTCGGATTATGGGCCATTGAACCACATCTTGGTTGGGGGAAAACTGGATTTAAGTTTGAAGAGATACTCGTAGTAGAAGAGGACAAAGCATATTGGTTAGATGATGATGTTCCTCATGTAAAAAAATACCAAACTAAAAAGGCAATTTAA
- a CDS encoding SMP-30/gluconolactonase/LRE family protein: protein MKVIKLQSTILISMLFVSCNTGNIKIGKAYPLGSVPESVLKVSNPDPFLNHLNTNMPELPGHDDLIFDNKNQIAFASGMDGWIWKLDFKSNTALAWVKTPVNPAGLQFSNKKNESILVCASKLGGVSYDETKQVGLYEVNIKSKTVVPILLTLPKTNPDDFEMVYPESKRPTFALKNLNEANSRPFSLCNDLAVSLDGNRIYLSEPFERADAAMGSGAVPEAIGLYPHGKLWMFDRKQNTISLVMSGFTFVDGIIIADHTNSKEESVIITETTKFRIIKANISGKQEGTFEVLLENLPGLADGLERDDKGRIWVGIIKPRSGLVNLIHNKPWLKPLLLSLPQRMLPIAKKTGILVLNANGKTPLYYSMHDGSKIKDISVAVPNLDSVYFPSFDTSSRGLYSLPLSSISLGDTSND, encoded by the coding sequence ATGAAAGTGATTAAGTTACAATCAACAATTTTGATATCAATGTTATTCGTTTCTTGTAATACAGGAAACATTAAAATCGGAAAGGCCTATCCACTGGGAAGTGTTCCCGAATCAGTTTTAAAAGTAAGTAATCCAGATCCGTTTTTAAATCATCTCAATACAAATATGCCTGAATTACCTGGGCACGATGACTTAATTTTTGACAATAAAAATCAAATTGCTTTTGCCTCGGGAATGGATGGTTGGATTTGGAAATTAGATTTTAAATCTAATACAGCATTAGCTTGGGTAAAAACTCCGGTGAATCCTGCTGGGTTACAGTTTTCAAATAAAAAGAATGAATCGATTTTAGTTTGTGCATCCAAACTCGGAGGTGTGAGTTATGATGAAACAAAACAAGTTGGGTTATATGAAGTAAATATTAAATCGAAAACAGTAGTTCCAATATTATTAACATTACCTAAAACGAATCCGGATGATTTTGAAATGGTTTATCCAGAATCAAAACGTCCAACTTTTGCATTAAAGAATTTAAATGAAGCAAACTCGCGCCCGTTTTCATTGTGTAATGATCTTGCAGTTTCTCTAGATGGAAATAGAATTTATCTTTCAGAACCTTTCGAAAGAGCAGATGCGGCCATGGGAAGTGGAGCTGTTCCCGAAGCAATAGGGCTTTATCCTCATGGTAAACTTTGGATGTTTGATAGAAAACAAAATACCATATCTTTAGTTATGAGTGGGTTTACTTTTGTTGATGGAATCATCATTGCAGACCATACCAATTCTAAAGAGGAATCTGTAATCATTACTGAAACTACAAAGTTTAGAATCATTAAAGCAAATATCAGTGGCAAACAAGAAGGTACTTTTGAAGTTTTATTAGAAAATCTTCCGGGGCTTGCTGATGGATTAGAACGAGATGACAAGGGAAGGATTTGGGTCGGTATCATTAAACCTAGATCTGGTCTTGTCAATTTGATTCATAACAAACCTTGGTTAAAACCACTGTTACTCTCTCTTCCACAGCGAATGTTACCAATTGCCAAAAAAACGGGAATCCTTGTTTTGAATGCCAATGGAAAAACTCCCTTATACTATTCGATGCATGATGGATCAAAAATCAAAGATATCTCTGTAGCAGTTCCAAACTTAGACTCTGTTTATTTTCCTTCCTTTGATACATCCTCAAGAGGTTTGTATTCCCTACCTTTGTCTAGTATTTCGTTAGGTGATACGTCTAATGATTAA